TTCCACTTCCTTATAAGTAGCCTCTCTCGCATACAATCCAAATTGATCCATACCAACCCATATCCATCCTGGGGTATCATAAAGTATATCTATGTTAAAATGATGCAACTTAGTAAGTTCTGATCTAATAAACCTGTCCCTACTAGCGATTTGCTTATCTATTAAACCATATTCTTTCCCATTTTCAGAAAGCGCTATAACCTTTCCTATTAGTGGATGTTCACGAACAATAAAGTGATATTCCTTTTCATCTATATTCGCCACAATCGTACGCGAATTGGATACATCAAATCCAGAATTCAGTACATTCATATCGATCAGCTCCTTTATTGTTTTCAGTAACATCATAACAAATGAATATTTAAATAACATTAATATAATGTAAAAAATATAAAGGCTGACTTCCCTTTAGAAATCAGCCTTTACACGTTATTCGTCTTTAAACTCTTTACAAAATTTTATAATACTTCTTTTTTTTCATCATTTCCGGACACTAAATTCCCTATAGCATCCGCAGTAACTTCAACTACAAACTCACAAATCCCCGCTACAACTTCTCCAATTACTTCCTCCATCTTTCTACCCCCTAGTTTTATGTAACTTATTTGTAGTATAGAAGATATTGGTTAATTTTAACTATCGGTAAAGGTGACAAAAACATTACAAATTTGTAAGCTATTTCAATGTTTTTTTGAATTATACATCCCACTTTTAAACTTTAAGTATTATTAACAACCAGATAGGTCATCATAATATAAAGTATTTAAGAATCCTAATTTAAAGGAGGCGTGTAAAATATACTACGTAAAATTAATTAAAGGTCAATCTTTCTATGCTTTTGATCATCGATTCTTAGTGTCTCATGAAGAAGAGGTTTCAGAAAAAATTTTTAATTACTTACGCCGGAATGAATTCTTCGAAGTACGTAAAGAAGAATATTCTGCCTAAAGTACGAAAAGCATCAAAAAATGACTCTCATAATTGGGATTTTTTCTTGATGCTTTTATATTATCTCCCTATATTCAACATTACTCCTCAATTATTTTAAAATCTTATAGTATATGTCCAAGCTAATTCATCGTTACCTTCATATTTTAGTATATGAGGAGGTGACGAATATGACTCATATCATTGATTACCAAGCTACTCAACCTTTAAATAAAACTGGTGAAACAACTTTTACAATTCCCGATTCCCCAGAAAAAGCAATTCTAGCAAATATTAAATTAAAAATTTCAAGAAGAGATTCACGTAATAATCGAGTAGAATTAATTGCAACAGTTGGGGTTAAAGGTATAACTGACATTGCACAAATATTATTTAGAATTTTTCGTGACAATACAGAAATCTTCAACGCCCAAGTAGGGATTGAATCTACAGGTTCTGAACAATTTTACGCACAAACATTTCAAGCTATAGATCAAAATGTTAGCTGTGGGACTCACGAGTATTCATTAACTGTAGAAAACCTTACTAGTGGTGCAAGTGCAGACATTGTTGGTCCTCTGTCTTTTAGCGGTTTAGCTATTGGACAAGATCATAAGTGTTGCTAAGTAAATTTATTGTTTAAATTTGTATTTAAGAAAAGCGAGACGTAGTATATACGTTCTTGCTTTTTTATTTTTTCTATGTTTATCTTTACTATCAATTGGTATTTAAGCATAAGTTTTTTTACATTTTGAATTGCTTATTTCAGTACTTAACAAAGTAATTTTTTTACAAATCAAAAAAATTGAAATCCACTAATGAAACACGTAATATAGACTCTGACTCTAAAAAAGCACGTTAAAAAATAACGGATAAATAAGGAGGTTTTATATACGATTTGTAAATTATAAATGACTGCGAGGTTTTTAATTATGTGGCGTAATAAAAACGTTTGGATTGTATTAATTGGGGAGTTTATTGCTGGTCTCGGTTTATGGCTTGGTATTCTTGGTAACCTTGAATTTATGCAAAAATACGTCCCTTCTGATTTCATGAAATCAGTTATATTATTTATCGGACTGTTAGCTGGCGTTCTAGTTGGTCCAATGGCTGGTCGAGTAATTGATCAGTATGAAAAAAAGAAAGTTCTTCTTTACGCTGGATTTGGTCGTGTTATGAGTGTTATTTTTATGTTTTTCGCTATTCAATATGAAAGTATCGCTTTTATGATTGCTTTTATGATTGCACTTCAAATTTCAGCAGCTTTTTATTTCCCTGCATTACAATCTGTAATCCCACTCATCGTTAATGAACATGAGCTATTACAAATGAATGGTGTACATATGAATATCGGTACAATCGCTCGTATTGCAGGTACTTCACTAGGTGGAATTCTTTTAGTTGTAATGAGTTTACAGTATATGTATGCCTTCTCAATGGCAGCATACGCTTTATTATTCTTCTCAACTTTCTTCCTGCAATTTGAAGATAAAAAATCTGCTACATCAAGTAAACAATCTGCTAAAGATAATAGTTTTATGGAAGTATTTCGTATTTTAAAAGGAATCCCTATTGCTTTTAAAGCACTTATATTAAGTATTATCCCTCTTTTATTTATAGCTGGATTCAATTTAATGGTTATTAACATTAGCGAAATACAACATGATCCGACGATTAAAGGATTCATATATACAATTGAAGGTGTAGCGTTTATGTTAGGTGCATTCGTAATTAAACGTTTATCTGAGCATTTCAAGCCTGAAAAATTACTATATTTCTTCGCATTTTGTACCGCTTTTGCACATCTTTCCTTGTTCTTTAGCGATATAAAATGGATGGCTCTTGCCTCATTTGGTTTATTTGGATTTAGTGTTGGCTGCTTCTTCCCTATTATGTCGACAATTTTCCAAACAAAAGTAGAAAAAAGCTATCACGGACGTCTCTTCTCATTCCGTAATATGTTTGAAAGAGTTATGTTCCAAATCGTCTTGCTCGGCACTGGCTTCTTCTTGGATACGATTGGATTACAGTATATGGTTCTAATTTTTGGTTTCATTTCATTAGTAATTATTTTTATTTCCCTTTCTAAGCAGAAACAATTTGAAAAACAATCGTCACAATCTGCGAATTTATAAAACTAATACTTCTTAAGAATGGATCCCGTATTTTACTGGGTCCATTCTTTTTGAATTTCAAGGATTAAAATCTATTTTCTTTATGTAATTCAAATATTTAAAGGATTATCCCCAACTACTTTCGAATAAAATAAATTATAGATTTTTCAAAAAGGAGCTGTGGAAATGTCTGATGGCATCCAATTATTAATTATCCTTCTTTTTTCATTGGTCATGTTTGGCGTCCTTAATTTTTTAGCCATTTCCTTATCTCAAAATAACTTTAAAAGAAGGATTGTTGCAGGTTTCCTATTTTTATTGTTAACTCCCATTATCTTTTTGACTACTACAGCATTCACCACTATATTCGATAAAGATGGTTTGGGAGCAGCTAACCTAGTCTTTGTTATTGTAAATGTATATATTGTAAATGGAATTGTCATTCTTCTTTCCGCTTCATTTATCCTCAAAAAACATAACATAAGATAGATTACTAGGCATGAATCTGGCATTACACTAGATTCATGCCTTTTTATTTTGAAAATTTCACCTTTCTCCAAATTTTTATGTGAAATTTAAAAATTCTTTATAAAAATTTAAACTTTATTTTTTACAATATTCCTATCGTATTCGCACGTTTATAAAAACTAATAAGAAAGGAGTACACAATGAAAAAGCTTCTATTTATTTTTCCTATATTAGTCGTTCTACTTAGTGGATGTAGCAATAATGATATATACGGCTCTTGGGAGGTCATTGATAATAAAAAAGGTGAATGCCCTGTATATTATAAATTTGAAACAGTTGTAAAAGAAGAAAAGAAAGAAAAAATTGTTCAAAACTTAGTAAAGATGCATACAACGAATAAAAAAGAAGATTTATATAAAGGATCATTTGTAAAAAACTCTAACGTGTATCACATTGATTACGGTAACTCGTTTACATCAGATCAATCTATAAAAGTTGTCGATAATAAATTAAATGTATACTTCATGAATGCTGAGAAAATGTGTACATATAAAAAAATAAATAATTAACTATTAGAATTCAGCAACTTTCAAGTACTACAAAAGCGCAGAATGTATTTTCTGCGTTATTTCATTTTAGACGTCTTCCTCTAAAAATATATTCCCCCTTTTAAATCTTTTAATTTGAATGTAAAATTATATAATAAAACAAATTACTGTGAGGTGCTTATTTTGAGAAGCTTAAGTTCTTTAATTATATCAACAATTTGTTCAGTAGCCCTTATCATATGGAACGCTATTTCATTTTATGAAAAATTCACTACAGGAAATTCATACTATTGGATAAGCGGCATA
This genomic interval from Bacillus cereus contains the following:
- a CDS encoding YqbF domain-containing protein, translated to MYYVKLIKGQSFYAFDHRFLVSHEEEVSEKIFNYLRRNEFFEVRKEEYSA
- the exsC gene encoding exosporium protein ExsC translates to MTHIIDYQATQPLNKTGETTFTIPDSPEKAILANIKLKISRRDSRNNRVELIATVGVKGITDIAQILFRIFRDNTEIFNAQVGIESTGSEQFYAQTFQAIDQNVSCGTHEYSLTVENLTSGASADIVGPLSFSGLAIGQDHKCC
- a CDS encoding MFS transporter: MWRNKNVWIVLIGEFIAGLGLWLGILGNLEFMQKYVPSDFMKSVILFIGLLAGVLVGPMAGRVIDQYEKKKVLLYAGFGRVMSVIFMFFAIQYESIAFMIAFMIALQISAAFYFPALQSVIPLIVNEHELLQMNGVHMNIGTIARIAGTSLGGILLVVMSLQYMYAFSMAAYALLFFSTFFLQFEDKKSATSSKQSAKDNSFMEVFRILKGIPIAFKALILSIIPLLFIAGFNLMVINISEIQHDPTIKGFIYTIEGVAFMLGAFVIKRLSEHFKPEKLLYFFAFCTAFAHLSLFFSDIKWMALASFGLFGFSVGCFFPIMSTIFQTKVEKSYHGRLFSFRNMFERVMFQIVLLGTGFFLDTIGLQYMVLIFGFISLVIIFISLSKQKQFEKQSSQSANL
- a CDS encoding DMT family transporter, yielding MRSLSSLIISTICSVALIIWNAISFYEKFTTGNSYYWISGILGMFFVFFFIQNVRDFINKNYKTS